The following are encoded in a window of Solibacillus sp. FSL R7-0668 genomic DNA:
- the helD gene encoding RNA polymerase recycling motor HelD gives MEHQLQLKNFKEEQRRLHDTIAYMDRILHSSISDIENAQANIKTAMSNVEYLDSSDSFLNILMNTRFFELARDQKEGLEAIRQKPYFARIHFQREGEPEEFLYIGKTSLFHSETHEPIIVDWRSPVANVYYDGRLGELTYDVRGEEQAGHLFAKRQYKIEQAELLDYRDVDLTTNDELLQEALEGKADVRLTEIVSTIQKEQNEIIRAHLRQPILVQGAAGSGKTTIALHRISYFLYTMGEHFNAEQLMILAPNNLFIEYIGDVLPELGVDKICQTTYAEYVQNALHVKLKLTNPNEQLEKIVENTMTNYDDLHISKMKGSPFYELMMQRYLQHYEEQLATRFDDVFIEKYRIMKGEHLKKLFLVEFHYMPIEKRLERIKKIIQTEVKRKTTAVLTKLNARYEEAIGRALNGMRDAEKRRYTVTKLIDERDERIPKIKQEAKTTATRYMKPFTKTKVKTLYREIVTNRELLYKIAPEWDQNETESFLQAHKKEIWALEDLAALYYLQAKVKGIEEPWKMRVVFIDEVQDYSYFQLAALKAGLETDMFTMVGDLAQGIHSYRSLTDWQPVLDLFPRATYATLQKSYRTTIEIMEVANDILMQMDEDLPLVEPVVRHGKQPQFIEQQALNVKTITQIVEQIKASNHQSIALICKTTKEAKSIVKQLEKAEFPAQILDENSAIDQQKLLVVPSHLAKGLEFDAVIIASFEAPYYDNSIDRKLLYVALTRAMHELYIIGPSKEAFLM, from the coding sequence ATGGAACATCAGTTACAGCTAAAGAATTTCAAAGAGGAGCAGCGACGACTTCACGACACCATTGCGTATATGGACCGCATTTTACATAGCTCTATAAGCGATATTGAAAATGCACAGGCCAATATTAAAACAGCGATGTCAAACGTGGAATACCTCGATTCGAGTGACAGCTTCTTAAATATTTTAATGAACACGCGCTTTTTCGAGCTAGCACGCGATCAAAAGGAGGGCTTAGAGGCGATTCGTCAAAAGCCCTATTTCGCGCGCATCCATTTTCAGCGTGAAGGGGAGCCAGAGGAATTTCTTTATATTGGAAAAACCTCTCTCTTTCACAGCGAAACCCATGAGCCGATTATCGTCGATTGGCGTTCCCCTGTCGCAAACGTGTACTATGATGGACGACTAGGTGAGCTAACCTATGACGTACGCGGTGAAGAACAAGCCGGGCATCTATTCGCCAAACGCCAATACAAAATTGAGCAAGCCGAGCTTCTCGATTACCGAGACGTTGATTTAACAACAAACGACGAATTGTTACAAGAAGCGCTCGAAGGAAAGGCCGATGTTCGTTTAACTGAAATCGTATCGACTATTCAAAAGGAGCAAAATGAAATTATTCGTGCGCACCTCCGCCAACCAATTCTCGTACAAGGGGCAGCTGGTTCTGGAAAAACGACCATTGCCCTCCACCGAATTTCGTATTTTTTATATACAATGGGCGAGCACTTTAATGCCGAGCAGCTGATGATTTTAGCACCGAATAATTTATTTATCGAATACATTGGCGATGTGCTACCAGAGCTTGGCGTCGATAAAATTTGCCAAACGACCTATGCCGAGTATGTACAAAACGCCTTACATGTGAAATTAAAGCTCACAAATCCAAATGAGCAGCTCGAAAAAATCGTCGAGAACACCATGACGAATTACGATGACCTGCATATTTCCAAAATGAAGGGCAGCCCCTTTTATGAGCTGATGATGCAGCGCTATTTACAGCACTATGAAGAGCAATTGGCTACACGTTTTGACGATGTCTTTATCGAAAAATACCGAATTATGAAGGGCGAGCATTTGAAAAAGCTGTTTTTAGTCGAATTTCATTATATGCCGATTGAAAAACGCCTCGAACGCATCAAAAAAATCATTCAAACCGAGGTTAAGCGAAAAACTACCGCTGTCTTAACTAAGTTAAACGCCCGTTATGAGGAAGCCATTGGCCGAGCGCTAAACGGCATGCGCGATGCAGAAAAACGCCGCTATACCGTCACGAAATTAATTGACGAGCGCGATGAACGCATTCCAAAAATTAAGCAAGAAGCCAAAACAACGGCAACACGTTATATGAAGCCCTTCACAAAAACAAAGGTCAAAACACTTTACCGCGAAATCGTGACGAATCGCGAATTACTCTATAAAATTGCACCAGAATGGGATCAAAACGAAACAGAAAGCTTCCTACAAGCGCATAAAAAGGAGATTTGGGCGTTAGAGGATTTAGCCGCGCTCTATTATTTGCAGGCAAAGGTAAAAGGCATAGAGGAGCCATGGAAAATGCGCGTTGTTTTCATTGACGAGGTACAGGACTACAGCTACTTCCAGCTTGCCGCATTAAAGGCCGGACTGGAAACGGATATGTTTACGATGGTTGGCGATTTAGCCCAAGGCATCCACAGCTATCGTTCCTTAACGGATTGGCAGCCCGTGCTTGATCTATTCCCACGCGCCACCTATGCGACACTGCAAAAAAGCTACCGCACAACGATTGAAATTATGGAAGTAGCCAATGACATTCTCATGCAAATGGACGAGGACCTACCACTTGTCGAACCCGTTGTAAGACATGGTAAGCAGCCTCAATTTATCGAACAACAAGCCCTAAATGTCAAAACCATTACCCAAATTGTCGAGCAAATTAAAGCAAGCAACCATCAGTCTATCGCACTCATTTGCAAAACGACAAAAGAAGCGAAATCAATTGTGAAGCAGCTGGAAAAGGCCGAGTTTCCCGCACAAATATTGGACGAAAATTCGGCGATTGATCAGCAGAAGCTCCTCGTCGTGCCTAGTCACTTAGCAAAAGGGCTGGAGTTTGATGCGGTCATCATCGCATCATTTGAGGCACCCTATTACGACAATTCAATCGACCGCAAGCTCCTCTATGTCGCCCTCACCCGCGCAATGCACGAGCTGTATATAATCGGTCCTTCAAAAGAAGCATTTTTGATGTGA